Part of the Ruegeria sp. AD91A genome, CCCGGTGAACGCGTTAAGTTCTGCATTGTTAACAATTTCTGTCAACACTTTTTGTTGTGCACAATATTGATATTGTCAACAAAACTCCGATATATTGTAAGAAGAAAGCCTTGCAGCTATTAACAAATTTCAGGCCTACCCCACTGGGATGAAACGAGATGACGGACGAACCTGAAGACAAGCTAGGCACCCTGCGAACCGATCCTGATGAACAAATGATCGTTGATCGGATCTATTCTGCGGTGATGGAGCAGAAACTGGCTCCCAGAACCAAGCTGAGCGAACTGGCATTGTGTGAGACCTTCGGCGTCGGTCGAATGCGCGTGCGCCGCGCGCTGTTGCTGCTAAGTAGCCAGGGGATCGTCGATCTGCGTTCCAATCGTGGTGCGTATGTTGCCTGCCCCAGCGCCGATGAGGCCCGCGAGGTCTTTGTTGCCCGTCTGATGATTGAAACTGGCATCGTGCGAGAACTGGCGCGTGGCATCAGTGATGAGGGTGTTCAAGCCCTACGTGCGCATGTCGAGAAAGAAGAGATTGCACGAAATGATGATGACAGGACTGAAATGATCCGTCTTTCAGGTGCCTTTCACGTCGAACTGGCGCGATGTCACAAGAACTCGGTTCTGACCCGCGTTCTGCGAGAGTTGGTCACCCGCACTTCACTGATCGTTGCCCTGTTCGGATCAAACCGCAATGCCACCTGCCCGGATGACGAACATACTTCGATCATTGACGCGATTGCAGATGGCCAGCCGCAAGCGGCCGAAGACGCCATACGTCACCATATTCTTCATGTTCAGAATTCACTGGACCTCGAACAAACCCAAAAGACAGAACCTGATTTGGCGAAGATATTAAGCGGGCGAATGTAACTCGCATTTGGGGTCGTGCCGCAGGTTTTTTTGGCGTCGCTCGTGGGCACACAATCTGCGGCATTCAATCATCTCGTAACCTTCAGGGCGCTTCATTGCACAAGCTCATCGTATAGCTCTAAATTGGCCGTGCCCCACTTTCAACTGATCGAACGTTTGATAACTTGAATGTCCGCTTCTAACTCAGTGCCTGGCGATTTATGCGTCAGCCGCGAATGTCTTCTTCCCGCCCGTTTCCTCGCCCTCACTCTCAACAGGGGGCAACAACGGGTTCGTCCTCGGAGCTGCCACCCAACAATGCCCCGCTTCTGAGATGCATCTCGGCTTGCAACCCGTTTTGCGCTCCCTTTTCCGGCATCAGCGTGATCTTGTCGATGAGCATCGCCAGATATCCCTGCTCTTCCTCGAGACGGATTTCTGCAAGTCTGAGCTACAACGAGCATAAACGACGGCGCGTTGAGTCATGGCGTTTCCTTGATGGGGTGGTTCAAATTGGCGGCGGGTTGCGACGCGATGGCTTGCACCTCGGCGCGCGCCATCAGCTTGAGCAGACCGCGCAGGGCGATCTGTGTTTGGTTGTTTGCGCCCTGTGGCGCGTTGACGGCCTGAGCGGTGAACTGAAGGGGTGTACTGTCCATGTCGGGGTCCCTGTGTTGGTGTCAGCCGTGAGTGGCAGTCGGAACTTGGGACCGACGGAATTTTTGCAGAAAACAGTTTGGATGGTTTGATCCGAAAGCGCCTTTGCGCCTCCGGATCGTTGCAGGTCAGGTCATATCCTGACCGCGCAGCGTCAGCGCGATTTGCTCGGATCGACGCAATCGGCCGAGTGTTTGCCGGGTTGTGCGCAACGACATCAGGGGCTGGATTTTGTTGTCCAGATCCCGCGCCTTCGGCTCAAACTCTTCGATATGGTAGCCGCCGCGCACATGGTTCTCATCCGAGATAAACTCGGTGCGCCGTCCAGTGTCGACAACTTCGATCAGCCGCAACAGCATACACTCCAACGCATCGAGGTCTCGCGCAGAGAGAACCTTCTCCTAGGCTATCCGCACCGCAAGACGGCGCGCGGCATTGGCACTTTGTATGGCGTGCAACGCGTCATGGTCCTCTGCGTGAGGTGATCATCACAGCGCACAAGGACTGGTTTGCAGCGTTTGATCACGACAACATAGACCACCTGTTTGGTGAGAGTCGCCAGGACCATTTTGAGCAAGCGGCTGTAGCGTGGCTCAAAGACAGCTTTGGAGATGATGTCATTCTCGCACGGGCTGATCTTGATGAGACCACCTATCATATCCACGCGGTTGTGTTGCCACGCTCACAAACCAAAGACGGGCGCAGGATGCTGCAGCCGTCAGTGCACGCTCTGATCAAGGACTATGAGAAAGCGCAAGACAGCGTTGGCGAGTGGTTCTCAGAATTGGGTCTGCAACGCGGAGAGCGGCGCAAGCAGGCACTGCGAGACGCGGTGCATCAGCATCGCAATGATCAGACATCAAGCGCCAATGAGAACGAGGGACTCGCGAGCCTTCCGGAGCATGTGGAGCACGTTAGCCCGCGCAAATGGCGGGAAGAGAAAGAATGGCAACTGACAGAGCGTGAAGCCCACGTAGGCAAACGCGAGAAACAAGCCGCGACCGTGATACAGACCGCAAAGGCCGTCACGGAGGGCGACCCCAAAACGCTGGCGGAGATGACGCAGCCTAATGGCAAATCCTTCGCCGCGCGCTTGTTTGGAAGAGCATTTTTGCATTGTGCACAAAAGCCCGCGAGGAGGCATGGCAGGAAGCCCAAGCTGAGGTGCAGGCGCATTTTGAAGAGATCAAAGCGGCGGATGACGCGATTGTCGCAGCGTCGGCATCCCTTCCGGACCGTGCAAAGAAAGAGATCATCAAAGCGCGTAGGTCACTGGTGGGGCGCATCACGACACTCAAGCGCGCGATCAATAAATGGCACCAACCAGGGAAAAACAAGGATTCCGAGGTTTAAAGGTGTCAAACTCCCCTCAAACTTTTTTCTCGCTAAAGACCAACGAACATACGTGATGAGTGTCGATGGCGGCGAGAAGCCCCCACCGGCTTTTACAGGGAGCAAGTGCTCTCAAAAAATTATGTTAAACAAGAGGGACTTCTCATGAATCTACTGACAAACCTCTCCTCGGCGCAATTGTGCGCGCTCGGAATCATTGCAGACATCGGCAAAGCGCAAGCCGAGGACACCGCAAAAATCATGGAGGCCTTTGCGGATACGCTGCCTGCATTCCTTGAAGCCGCGACGGAAGACGATGCCTTCGGGCGCAAAGTCTTCGTGCTCTTTGAAGCCGTTACCAAAATCGGCGCCGCAAAAAGATACAGCGTCATCCGCTGCGTCCAGCAGGCATCGACCAAGAAGTCGAGAAACTGCGGGGGGTTAAAAAAGAGCAAGCCGAAGGTGATGGCAAGACCAGATCCGGAACCCAAGGGGTAAGCGGCTAGAGGCACCCAAAACGAACAGAAAAAGGGCGCGGATCAAACCGTGCCCTTCTTCAATGTGTTTTTTTGCCGCTTTGGCTATTCAGGGTGCTCGCAGTGTCTAAAGCGGACCTTCACGTCGCCCTCCTCCAGGGTCGGCAATGCGGACAAAGCGGACTTTCAATCGAAAAAAATGAAAGCCCGCTTATTGATTGTAGCGCATGCTTTAACTGAAGTGATGCACTTCTTGAAAGCCGTAGACCGGCGTCGGGATACCCTCCATCCGGGCCTTTATTTGAAGCGCCAGGAACTGTGAATAATGCCGGGACTGATGCAGGTTTCCACCATGCATCCAAAGGTTTGGAACCTGTGTCGGCTTCCACATATTGCGTTGCTCGCCTTCCCAAGGCCCCGGGTCCTTGGTTGTGTCAGAGCCTAGACCCCAACATTTCCCAAGGCGATCTGCCATATCCTGGCCCATCAGGTCCGCGACCCAACCGTTCATCGAATTATACCCGGTCGCATAGACCACCAGATCGGCATCCAGATGCGTTCCGTCATCAAGGATAACTCCGGTTTCATCAAGCGCAGTGACCTGACCGCGTTTCAGTTTGATCTCGCCATCAATGATCAACTGGCTGGCCCCGATATCAATGTAATAGCCCGATCCGCGACGCAGGTATTTCATGAACAGGCCGCTGTCATCATCGCCCCAATCCAGCCAGAATCCCGCCTTTTCAAGGCCGTCATAAAACTCTTTGTCCTGCTCTTTCATCGCGGCATAAGCCGGAATCTGGAATTCGTGCAGAATGCGATAGGGCAGCGACGCAAAGATCAGATCGGCTTTTTCGGTCGTCATGCCTGACTGCACCGCACGTTCAGAATAGAGATCGCCCAGTCCGATTTCCATGAGGGTGTCCGAGCGGACAATATGGGTTGAGGACCGCTGCACCATTGTCACGTCAGCATCGTTTTCCCAAAGCGCCGCGCAGATATCGTGGGCCGAGTTGTTGGACCCCACCACAACGACCTTCTTACCGGCCCATTTGTCGGGACCTTCATGTTCCGACGAATGCACCTGTTCGCCTTTGAAAACATCCATACCCGGAAAATCAGGCATGCGTTTCTTGCCGGACATCCCCGTCGCCATGATCAGATGTTTGGGCCGCAGCACAACTTCTTCGCCGTCCCGGTCCACAGTGATGGTCCATTCGCCCTTGTCTTCATTGAACGTGGCGGATTTGGCCGTCGTGCGCGTCCAATAGTTCAGCTCCATCACCTTGGTGTACATCTCAAGCCAGTCACCGATCTTGTCCTTGGGCGAGAACACGGGCCAGTTTTCCGGGAACTTGATATAGGGCAGATGGTCGTACCAGACCGGGTCAT contains:
- a CDS encoding NAD(P)/FAD-dependent oxidoreductase, giving the protein MLDTTLSDQVQGFLDDFGAALSKGDISAACDMFQDDCYWRDLVSFTWNIKTVEGKAQVADMLSHQLVTTKPSGWKVSEGEVPTEDGGITTSWIEFETGLARGYGLLRLKDGKIWTLLTTMVELKGHEEPKGFNRPLGAKHGVGKHRSTWAEERAQEEAELGYKTQPYCVIIGGGQGGIAMGARLRQLGVPTIIVERNDRPGDSWRNRYKSLCLHDPVWYDHLPYIKFPENWPVFSPKDKIGDWLEMYTKVMELNYWTRTTAKSATFNEDKGEWTITVDRDGEEVVLRPKHLIMATGMSGKKRMPDFPGMDVFKGEQVHSSEHEGPDKWAGKKVVVVGSNNSAHDICAALWENDADVTMVQRSSTHIVRSDTLMEIGLGDLYSERAVQSGMTTEKADLIFASLPYRILHEFQIPAYAAMKEQDKEFYDGLEKAGFWLDWGDDDSGLFMKYLRRGSGYYIDIGASQLIIDGEIKLKRGQVTALDETGVILDDGTHLDADLVVYATGYNSMNGWVADLMGQDMADRLGKCWGLGSDTTKDPGPWEGEQRNMWKPTQVPNLWMHGGNLHQSRHYSQFLALQIKARMEGIPTPVYGFQEVHHFS
- a CDS encoding plasmid recombination protein encodes the protein MIITAHKDWFAAFDHDNIDHLFGESRQDHFEQAAVAWLKDSFGDDVILARADLDETTYHIHAVVLPRSQTKDGRRMLQPSVHALIKDYEKAQDSVGEWFSELGLQRGERRKQALRDAVHQHRNDQTSSANENEGLASLPEHVEHVSPRKWREEKEWQLTEREAHVGKREKQAATVIQTAKAVTEGDPKTLAEMTQPNGKSFAARLFGRAFLHCAQKPARRHGRKPKLRCRRILKRSKRRMTRLSQRRHPFRTVQRKRSSKRVGHWWGASRHSSARSINGTNQGKTRIPRFKGVKLPSNFFLAKDQRTYVMSVDGGEKPPPAFTGSKCSQKIMLNKRDFS
- a CDS encoding GntR family transcriptional regulator codes for the protein MTDEPEDKLGTLRTDPDEQMIVDRIYSAVMEQKLAPRTKLSELALCETFGVGRMRVRRALLLLSSQGIVDLRSNRGAYVACPSADEAREVFVARLMIETGIVRELARGISDEGVQALRAHVEKEEIARNDDDRTEMIRLSGAFHVELARCHKNSVLTRVLRELVTRTSLIVALFGSNRNATCPDDEHTSIIDAIADGQPQAAEDAIRHHILHVQNSLDLEQTQKTEPDLAKILSGRM